A DNA window from Impatiens glandulifera chromosome 7, dImpGla2.1, whole genome shotgun sequence contains the following coding sequences:
- the LOC124944733 gene encoding pentatricopeptide repeat-containing protein At4g31850, chloroplastic, with protein MSIILYPSTVVVISNSTRLVDNNKHALTYNCSIGLIRISGKPKNFPCGSLINYWKKYRRKQSILSTNAVPRNSTMSSDEAIEALRSITEPEEAFTVFKSIAELPNVVHTTDTCNYMLELFRVHQMIDNMATVFDLMQKQIIYRNLNTYLIIFKALNVRGGIRHAPLALQRMRNERFVMNGYSYNGLIHLLLQSGFSKEALEVYRLAISEGIKPSLKTYSALMVACGKRNDIETVMYLLREMETLGLKPNVYTFTICIRVLGRAGKIDDAYGILNRMDEEGCGPDTVTYTVLIDALCNAKKLDRAKEVFLKMKSSCQKPDRVTYITLLDKFSECGDLNTMREFWTQMELDGYPGDVVTYTIFVDALCKAGKINEAFEKLENMRNMGVVPNLHTYNALIGGYLRLNRFEEADKLFNSLGSFGIEPTAYTYILFVDYYGKSGEPEKAILTFEKMKARGIVPDIVSFNASLYSLAELGKLREAMEMFVGIKKSGLSPDSITYNMMMKCYNKAGKIDESILLLTEMKNNGCNPDVVNLNYLIDTLYKAGRVDEAWEMFYRMKNMKQSPTIVTFNTLLSGLGREGKVKEAIELFESISVHSLRPNPITFNTLLDCLSKNEKIDLATKYLFEMSDANCSPDVFTYNTLIYGLIKENRVKDAFLFFNQMKKTLHPDSITIFTIVPGFVKEGRIHDAFKIIEGFVYQVKFKVNGSFWTDLVEGILNEAVVEQTVGLVERLVSERICTSDKLVIPVLKVLRKQKKITDARCLFNKFRLDYDVQPTLQSYHVLIVGFLESNLFETAWDLFEEMKTVGCAPDVLTYNYLLDVMGKSDRSDKILELYQEMINSGCKPNTITQNIVISGLVKSYRLDTAIDFYYDLISSGEFSPTPCTYGPLIDGLSKKGNMDEALKFSEEMRHFGCKPNSAIYNILINGLGKTGNVEAALDLFNKMVREGIRPDLKSYSVLVDCLCSDGRIDEAFQYFEKLKTTGLDPDLVSYNLMINGLGKARRIEEALSLLNELKKKGLSPDLYTYNSLILNLGVNGRIEEAGKMYEELVNKGFEPNVFTYNALIRGYSMSGKPEQAFVVYEMMMAGGCSPNTGTFAQLPN; from the coding sequence TTGAGATCGATTACTGAACCTGAAGAGGCATTTACAGTATTCAAATCGATTGCTGAACTTCCGAATGTTGTTCATACTACAGATACTTGTAATTACATGCTTGAGCTTTTTAGGGTTCATCAGATGATAGATAATATGGCTACTGTTTTTGATTTGATGCAAAAGCAAATTATCTACAGGAATTTGAATACTTATTTGATTATCTTTAAAGCTCTTAATGTTAGAGGAGGGATTCGTCATGCTCCACTTGCTCTTCAACGTATGAGAAACGAGAGATTTGTTATGAATGGATATTCGTATAATGGTTTGATTCATTTGCTTCTACAATCTGGATTCTCTAAAGAGGCTCTTGAAGTTTACAGATTAGCTATCTCGGAAGGGATTAAACCTAGTTTAAAGACTTATTCTGCACTTATGGTGGCATGTGGGAAACGAAATGATATCGAAACTGTCATGTATTTGTTGCGAGAAATGGAAACATTAGGGTTGAAGCCTAATGTGTATACTTTTACTATATGCATTAGAGTGCTTGGAAGAGCAGGGAAAATCGACGATGCTTATGGAATTTTGAATAGAATGGACGAAGAGGGTTGTGGACCTGATACTGTTACGTATACGGTTCTCATTGACGCACTCTGTAATGCGAAGAAACTCGATCGGGCTAAAGAGGTGTTCTTGAAGATGAAGTCTAGTTGTCAGAAGCCTGACAGGGTTACTTACATTACTTTGTTGGATAAGTTTAGTGAATGTGGCGATTTGAATACGATGAGGGAATTTTGGACACAAATGGAATTGGATGGTTATCCTGGCGATGTTGTTACCTACACTATATTCGTCGATGCTTTGTGTAAAGCGGGTAAAATCAACGAGGCCTTTGAGAAATTggaaaatatgagaaatatgGGAGTTGTACCGAATCTTCATACTTATAATGCTTTAATTGGAGGATATCTCAGATTGAACAGATTTGAAGAAGCGGATAAACTTTTCAACTCCCTTGGATCTTTCGGTATTGAACCTACTGCTTATACTTATATCCTTTTCGTTGATTACTATGGGAAATCGGGTGAACCCGAGAAAGCCATCTTAACTTTCGAGAAGATGAAAGCTCGCGGAATTGTTCCTGATATTGTTTCTTTCAATGCTTCTTTATACAGCCTTGCTGAACTTGGTAAGCTTAGGGAGGCTATGGAAATGTTTGTTGGAATAAAAAAGAGCGGACTTTCTCCAGACTCGATTACTTACAACATGATGATGAAATGCTACAATAAGGCAGGGAAAATCGACGAATCCATTCTATTGCTAACCGAAATGAAGAACAACGGTTGCAATCCCGACGTTGTGAATTTAAATTATCTGATCGATACTCTTTACAAGGCTGGCCGAGTAGATGAAGCGTGGGAGATGTTCTACAGAATGAAGAATATGAAACAATCTCCAACAATAGTCACTTTCAACACTTTGTTATCTGGATTAGGACGAGAAGGGAAGGTAAAAGAGGCGATTGAACTTTTCGAGAGTATATCGGTTCACAGCTTGCGTCCAAACCCGATTACTTTCAACACTCTCCTCGATTGCCTTTCGAAAAATGAGAAAATCGATTTGGCGACGAAGTATCTGTTCGAGATGAGTGATGCGAATTGTTCCCCAGATGTATTTACTTACAATACTTTGATTTACGGTTTGATTAAAGAGAATCGAGTTAAAGATGCTTTCTTGTTCTTCAATCAGATGAAGAAGACACTCCATCCTGATTCGATAACTATTTTCACGATTGTCCCCGGTTTTGTGAAGGAGGGTCGGATTCACGATGCTTTTAAGATAATCGAAGGTTTCGTATATCAGGTCAAGTTTAAGGTAAACGGTTCTTTCTGGACTGATTTAGTCGAGGGCATTTTAAACGAGGCTGTTGTAGAACAGACAGTTGGTTTAGTTGAAAGACTGGTATCGGAACGGATTTGCACTAGCGATAAGTTAGTTATCCCGGTTCTTAAAGTTCTACGTAAGCAAAAGAAAATAACTGACGCCCGTTGTCTTTTTAATAAGTTTCGATTGGATTACGATGTCCAACCGACGTTACAGTCATATCATGTTCTGATTGTTGGTTTTCTCGAATCTAATCTTTTCGAAACGGCTTGGGACCTATTTGAGGAGATGAAAACGGTCGGTTGTGCTCCTGATGTTTTGACCTACAATTATTTGCTCGATGTTATGGGTAAGTCCGATCGATCGGATAAAATTCTCGAGCTTTATCAAGAGATGATTAACAGCGGGTGTAAGCCGAATACGATAACTCAGAATATAGTAATATCGGGTCTGGTGAAATCTTATAGATTGGATACTGCTATTGATTTCTATTACGATCTCATTAGCAGCGGTGAATTTAGTCCCACTCCTTGTACATACGGTCCCCTAATAGATGGTCTATCGAAAAAGGGTAACATGGATGAAGCTTTGAAATTCTCGGAAGAAATGAGGCATTTCGGATGCAAACCGAATTCAGCGATCTACAATATACTCATAAATGGTTTGGGAAAAACAGGTAATGTTGAAGCGGCCCTTGATTTATTCAATAAGATGGTTAGAGAAGGAATAAGGCCAGATTTGAAATCATACAGCGTTCTTGTTGATTGCCTCTGCTCGGATGGGAGAATCGACGAGGCTTTTCAATATTTCGAGAAGTTGAAAACTACGGGTTTGGATCCTGATTTGGTTTCTTACAACCTTATGATTAATGGACTTGGAAAAGCAAGAAGGATTGAAGAAGCTTTGTCTCTTTTGAatgagttgaagaagaaagggcTTTCTCCTGATCTTTACACTTATAACTCTTTAATACTGAATCTTGGTGTAAATGGAAGGATAGAAGAAGCTGGTAAGATGTATGAAGAGTTGGTTAATAAGGGTTTTGAACCAAATGTTTTCACATATAATGCTCTTATTCGAGGTTATAGCATGTCTGGAAAACCCGAACAAGCGTTTGTTGTTTATGAAATGATGATGGCCGGTGGATGCAGCCCCAATACAGGAACCTTCGCACAGCTTCCTAACTAA